One Malus sylvestris chromosome 14, drMalSylv7.2, whole genome shotgun sequence DNA segment encodes these proteins:
- the LOC126599108 gene encoding uncharacterized protein LOC126599108, with the protein MEGSSKPFQFHGCWEICKGWVLFEDPPQHRVDPLEAASPSVDMNEDGSPTIQQTRVENPTPSEISLPRPMGRNKARRLREKGKANADYAAQHEVAASFRLLAEQNAREAEERKCRHEERAKQIQEEMDDKNMERNTSNYTPMSKAYFDRKKKEIMARRQLFISDYTPTMEVGC; encoded by the exons atggagggcagctcaaaaccctttcagtttcacggttgttgggaaatttgtaaagggtgggtgttatttgaagatccacctcaacatagagtGGATCCTTTGGAAGCTGCATCCCCATCTGtagatatgaatgaagatggatctcctaccattcaacaaacaagggtagaaaatccgacTCCGTCCGAAATTTCTTTACCTAGGCCtatgggacgaaacaaggcccgaaggttgagggaaaagggcaaggcaaatgctgattacgccgctcaacatgaagtggcggCCTCATTTCGATTACtggcggagcaaaatgcccGTGAGGCGGAAGAAAGGAAGTGTAGACATGAAGAGcgagccaaacaaatacaagaagagatggatgataagaatatggaaaggaacacttcgaattacactccaatgagtaaggcctattttgataggaaaaaaaaagaaattatggctCGGCGGCAATTGTTTATctctgactatactcctacaatg GAAGTAGGATGTTAG
- the LOC126598346 gene encoding B3 domain-containing protein Os03g0120900-like encodes MNFGAAAGGAIDGGFSTEDDQNMVRGKLPFSYASSPTSSSSSPHYNKTTGIATMVPSSAVSRSSGWHDGGGGPDMKLELMDSSPRENSEGGGAQREENPIPIEREHMFDKVVTPSDVGKLNRLVIPKQHAEKYFPLDSSSNEKGLLLNFEDRNGKSWRFRYSYWNSSQSYVMTKGWSRFVKEKKLDAGDTVSFQRGIGEVGKDHLFIDWRRRPDAPDPNHHPHHHYPLHSHHPHYQPNFAIPHQHQYSWNPHQSVPWSPLLMRPPGAVMTREHLHLSQQQIHSGVHHPYRNTGTSGGGGSGSYGYGNVVNSSGPIYYLRSASSAAGPPQFHEQEGSGLIELQQHQQVQLGRVHHESNMVLESVPLVHGKAAAKRMRLFGVNMECPISESDHECDLLSSATLSSSSSSSQYHHHHANQQLSPSQPPPLQLRLYDGMPLRHQAMPSTTTTSTTTSTTTDFLSISGKASSSSMSLDFEV; translated from the coding sequence atgaATTTTGGAGCAGCAGCCGGAGGAGCTATAGATGGTGGATTTTCTACTGAGGATGACCAAAATATGGTGAGAGGTAAGCTCCCTTTCTCCTATGCCTCCTCTCCCacctcatcttcatcttctcctcACTACAACAAAACCACCGGCATAGCTACTATGGTCCCTTCTTCCGCTGTCAGCAGAAGCAGCGGCTGGCACGACGGTGGCGGCGGCCCCGACATGAAGCTCGAGCTCATGGACTCGTCCCCCCGAGAAAACAGTGAAGGTGGTGGTGCTCAAAGAGAAGAAAACCCAATCCCCATAGAGAGGGAGCACATGTTCGACAAAGTCGTGACGCCGAGCGACGTGGGGAAGCTCAACCGCCTCGTCATCCCGAAACAGCACGCGGAGAAGTACTTCCCGTTGGATTCTTCCAGCAACGAGAAGGGGCTTCTGCTGAATTTCGAGGACCGGAACGGGAAGTCATGGCGGTTTAGGTACTCCTACTGGAACAGCAGCCAGAGCTACGTGATGACCAAAGGGTGGAGCAGGTTTGTGAAGGAGAAAAAGCTTGACGCTGGCGACACAGTCTCATTCCAGCGAGGGATTGGTGAGGTGGGGAAAGACCATCTTTTTATTGATTGGCGGCGCCGCCCGGATGCGCCTGATCCAAATCATCATCCCCACCACCACTACCCGCTTCATTCTCATCATCCACATTATCAGCCCAATTTTGCAATTCCTCATCAGCATCAATACTCCTGGAATCCCCACCAGTCCGTTCCATGGAGCCCGTTGCTGATGAGACCGCCCGGGGCAGTAATGACTCGGGAACACTTGCACTTGTCGCAGCAGCAGATTCATTCCGGCGTGCATCACCCCTATCGGAATACTGGGaccagtggtggtggtggttcgGGTTCTTATGGTTACGGAAATGTGGTTAACTCTTCTGGCCCGATTTATTATTTGAGATCAGCTTCGTCTGCTGCCGGCCCGCCACAGTTTCACGAGCAAGAGGGCAGTGGACTAATAGAAttacaacaacatcaacaagtaCAGCTGGGTCGGGTTCATCATGAGTCGAATATGGTTTTGGAGTCGGTGCCGCTGGTCCATGGGAAGGCGGCAGCCAAGCGGATGAGGCTATTTGGAGTAAACATGGAGTGTCCCATATCGGAGTCAGATCATGAATGTGACTTATTGTCTTCAGCCACGTTATCATCATCCTCATCGTCCTCCcagtatcatcatcatcatgctAACCAACAACTTTCTCCGTCGCAACCCCCACCACTCCAATTAAGGCTCTACGACGGCATGCCTCTCCGCCACCAAGCTATGCCCTCTACCACCACTACTAGTACCACTACTAGTACCACTACCGACTTTCTCAGCATAAGTGGGAAGGCCTCATCATCTTCCATGTCCTTGGACTTTGAGGTCTAA